A stretch of DNA from Actinomycetes bacterium:
ACCCCGAGACCAGGAAGACCAACCCGAGCGCGGCGGCCGCGAGCCTCACCGGTCGGACAGCGAAGCGGCCGGGCATCTGTGCTCCTGTCAGGTCACGGGGATGGCGTGATGACCGCGCATTATCGGGGGCAGTCGATGAGGATTTGGTGATAGACCGCCGCCGAGGAGAAGCCGTTCAGCGGTAGTGGTCGACCGGCCGCGCGCCACGCGCAGGGCGAGCTGCTGGTTCTTGCCTGCTTCACGCGGATCAGAGCACGAGCGGCCTGACCGGGGCGGCGATCAGGGTCGGGTCGTTTCGCCAGTCCACGCCTGGGACGTCGATGTAGAGCTCGATCTCGTTGCCGTCCGGGTCGGCGATGTACAGGCTGTGCGTGACCGTGTGGTCGCTGGCGCCCAGCACCGTGACGTTGTTCGCCGTCAGGGTGGCTAGGGCACCCCTGAGCTCGTCGTCGCTGTCACCGACCTTGAGGCCGAAGTGGTACATGCCGACGCGTCGGCCGGTCGGAAGGGCCGCGGCTTCCTGGCCAACCTCGATGAGCAGCAGCTCGTGGTGGGTCCGACCGGACGGGGCTGAGAACGCGGCCACGGGGATCGGCAGCGGGTCGTCGCCCCCACCCAGGATGGGCCGCCAACCGAGCACGTCGCGGTAGAAGTGCACCGACCTGGCCAGGTCCCTCACGTAGAGCACCAGGTGTCCTAGCTCCTTGATCTCCAAGGCGTCTCCCGTCGTCGTCAGCGGCACCCTGCGGTTGCGCCGTGATGTGGTCGGCCAACCTAGCGCGCTGCCGCCAGCCGGCGCTCGGCCGGCGGCACGGTGACCAATTCTGCTTGTTGTCGAACCCGCCGGCCATCGGACTCGGCGCTGGGGCTCTTTCGGCAGGCACTGATCGTCGTCGGCGCCATCGTCACCGGCGTCGGCGGCCGCGGAAGGGTGCGACCAGACCCAACAGGGCCGCTGTTCATGAAGCCTCGCCGCTGGAGGTTCGCCAACATGTCATGACGCCGAAGCACCCCGCCGTGCATCGGCCCGTTCGGGTGGCCAGCGTCGCGGATGGGCGACCCGTTCCAGGGCAGCCGCGATGGCGTCGACATCGTCGAGCTGTCCGGCGGCGACCGCCATCACGAGGTCGTAGGCCTCGTCGTTGGTCACGGACAGCCGGAGCCCGTTGAAGCCGTAGAACGCGAGGACGGCGG
This window harbors:
- a CDS encoding VOC family protein yields the protein MEIKELGHLVLYVRDLARSVHFYRDVLGWRPILGGGDDPLPIPVAAFSAPSGRTHHELLLIEVGQEAAALPTGRRVGMYHFGLKVGDSDDELRGALATLTANNVTVLGASDHTVTHSLYIADPDGNEIELYIDVPGVDWRNDPTLIAAPVRPLVL